Proteins encoded together in one Bombus affinis isolate iyBomAffi1 chromosome 2, iyBomAffi1.2, whole genome shotgun sequence window:
- the LOC126927882 gene encoding uncharacterized protein LOC126927882: METHEKLFTTESEGYAKRHIMKEQVKTAFYFLIDHRIRDHIIKCTEEEAFRVSGTMRELDATKLDAFIAMLYARSAYQAKYLDVSYLWNKIWRPAFLSKTMNRNDFAEIMRFIRFDKKGERSQRLRSNKFAMVSTVWSNL, translated from the exons ATGGAAACACATGAGAAGCTATTTACAACCGAATCAGAg ggaTATGCTAAACGGCATATAATGAAAGAACAAGTAAAAACGGCATTTTATTTTCTCATTGATCACCGTATAAGGgatcatataataaaatgtacggaagaagaagcatttagagTATCGGGGACTATGAGGGAGCTAGATGCAACAAAACTAGATGCATTTATTGCTATGCTATATGCCCGCAGTGCATATCAGGCAAAATATTTAGATGTCTcatatttgtggaataaaatttggagaCCTGCGTTTCTTTCAAAAACAATGAACAGGAATGACTTTGCCGAAATTATGAGATTTATACGATTTGATAAGAAAGGCGAAAGAAGCCAACGTTTACGAAGCAATAAATTTGCAATGGTATCTACAGTATGGTCCAATTTATAG